The following are from one region of the Cryptococcus deuterogattii R265 chromosome 8, complete sequence genome:
- a CDS encoding nucleolar complex protein 3: protein MGKPGAKALGKRKAPASKPPAPKKAKAASTEDNTQANGRPKRKPDQPKKVKLRDQKTIPVPKSIYAQGSGDEDDGMDDDMLEDLGEEEGLGLENAKFLAGIDTTALSRSVKETKRLHELAKAREIIPQAKKRKSKTPVRQPGSDESDGFDSDPEFDSDLQSDMGSDVDFGSEDGGSLASDDEDDFSGSEDGEDITSAFDNFSSDEDEDEPERRKRKKKEEEAEYELAGRSRWVAKPEEPEEDSVEVGRLPIKLPTGEIQMVQGSTRIAVPQPKKPVVESGSEDEEEDDVEEEEENSDDEAQAKKMASQKGKFGKMGIAEIVGKKGWKNVERLEAAKEQVAQLGSEILAGGELVDIGPVLIRLSSFGLPTVPALEEGQPPLSVPASIRGLVFLSQLTVYKDLIPGYRIRELTALEEAEKVRDEVKRLREGEKMLVRSYKGYLKMLEAEIKGKTNLATISLRCMCELLTSVTHFNFSENIMGVLVGRLGRRSWDGDSDLVLQTFIRVFREDVSGQHSQTLVRLIARMIKERHFQVHPNVLFCLLHLRLKDELDQMRRGKNAKGGNKGKGEKDEIKGKKFKSEKRKKWATKNQKKREKEMKEVQKEMAEAEAEVDKEERAQVQTETLKNLFVLYFSVLKNPKRTPLLPAALEGISTYSHFINIDFFRDLLVVLRKIIADQQLSDASNKQEEESEDESAQQLDVVGTSQRIRNRLLAIATAFDLLSGQGEALNIDLSDFINQLFALLRPLCLDTGIEDPPFLPASTKSSSGAVHTLSTSALLFRCLNASFFSRYSRSPANRSAAFAKRLTECALHFPPRTGKQAIAFARSLVSKEPKIEGLLDTEERMADGAYRPELDDPQLVNPFTTSWWEAGVLGSKHWDREVRLEMSKLRDGKVV, encoded by the exons ATGGGCAAACCTGGAGCGAAGGCACTCGGAAAGCGTAAGGCTCCGGCTTCCAAGCCTCCTGCCCCTAAGAAAGCCAAAGCTGCTTCTACAGAAGACAACACTCAAGCGAACGGTCGACCTAAGCGCAAGCCTGACCAACcgaagaaggtcaagctTCGTGACCAGAAAACCATTCCAGTACCAAAGAGTATTTATGCCCAAGGATCtggtgatgaggacgatgggatggatgatgatatgctCGAAGATctcggagaagaggagggtttAGGCCTGGAGAATGCTAAGTTCTTGGCTGGAATAGATACCACTGCTTTGAGTCG GTCGGTAAAGGAAACAAAACGTTTACATGAACTCGCTAAAGCGCGAGAAATAATACCTCAAGCTAAGAAGCGGAAGTCAAAAACCCCAGTACGGCAACCGGGTTCTGACGAAAGCGATGGGTTTGATTCCGATCCCGAATTTGATTCGGATCTGCAATCGGACATGGGATCAGATGTGGACTTCGGCTCGGAAGACGGTGGAAGTCTCGCAtccgatgatgaggacgacTTTTCAGGAAGCGAGGACGGCGAAGACATCACTTCTGCTTTTGACAACTTCAGCtctgacgaggatgaagacgaaccGGAGCGTAGGAAgcgcaagaagaaggaggaagaagctgagtATGAGTTGGCTGGACGATCAAGATGGGTTGCTAAGCCTGAAGAACCTGAAGAAGATTCTGTTGAAGTCGGTCGTTTGCCCATCAAGCTTCCTACTGGTGAAATCCAAATGGTTCAAGGTTCAACTCGTATCGCTGTTCCCCAGCCCAAGAAACCGGTGGTTGAGTCcggaagtgaggatgaggaagaagatgatgttgaagaagaagaggaaaacagtgatgatgaggcccaggcgaagaagatggcaagTCAGAAGGGGAAATTTGGCAAGATGGGTATTGCAGAGATTGTAGGCAAGAAAGGTTGGAAGAATGTTGAAAGACTGGAAGCTGCGAAGGAGCAAGTGGCACAATTGGGTTCGGAAATTTTGGCGGGAGGAGAACTTGTTGACATC GGACCCGTCCTTATAAGGCTGTCTTCCTTCGGCCTCCCTACTGTCCCGgcccttgaagaagggcaacCACCTCTTTCCGTCCCAGCGTCTATTCGAGGTCTTGttttcctctctcaactCACCGTTTACAAAGACCTTATTCCAGGTTACAGAATTCGTGAGCTGACGGcacttgaagaagccgagAAGGTTAGGGATGAAgtgaagaggttgagggaaggagaaaagatgttAGTGAGGAGCTATAAGGGTTATTTGAAGATGCTTGAGGCCGAGATCAAGG GCAAAACGAATCTCGCTACTATCAGTTTAAGGTGTATGTGCGAGCTTTTGACATCTGTAACCCACTTCAACTTCAGTGAGAACATCATGGGTGTTCTTGTCGGTCGACTGGGTAGGCGTAGCTGGGATGGTGACTCTGATCTGGTGCTTCAAACTTTCATTCGAGTATTCCGTGAAGACGTTTCCGGACAGCATTCTCAAACGCTTGTCCGGTTGATTGCGCGAATGATCAAGGAGCGCCATTTCCAAGTTCATCCCAACGTTCttttctgtcttcttcaccttcgtcTCAAGGATGAACTTGACCAGATGCGACGAGGTAAGAACGCTAAGGGCGGCAATAAAGGcaagggcgagaaggacgagatcaagggaaagaagttcaagtcagagaagaggaagaagtgggcGACGAAGAATCAGAAGAAacgggaaaaagagatgaaggaggttcagaaggaaatggcagaagcagaggctGAGGttgacaaagaagaaagagccCAAGTACAGACTGAAACCCTCAAAAACCTCTTTGTTCTGTATTTCTCCGTCCTCAAGAACCCCAAACGTACCCCTCTTTTACCCGCAGCTCTGGAAGGTATCTCCACCTACTCCCATTTCATCAACATTGACTTTTTCCGAGACCTGCTTGTTGTTCTTCGCAAGATTATTGCCGACCAACAGTTATCTGATGCGAGTAacaagcaagaagaagagagcgaaGATGAATCTGCCCAGCAACTGGATGTCGTTGGCACTAGTCAGCGTATTCGGAACAGGTTACTAGCTATCGCCACTGCCTTTGACCTTCTTTCAGGTCAGGGTGAGGCACTCAACATCGACCTTTCCGACTTCATCAACCAGCTCTTCGCGCTTCTTCGACCATTATGCCTTGACACTGGTATTGAGGaccctcctttcctcccagcTTCCACAaaatcctcttctggcGCTGTCCACACCCTATCCACATCCGCTCTCCTGTTCCGATGCTTAAAtgcttcattcttctctcgttACTCTCGATCGCCAGCTAATCGCTCTGCGGCATTTGCCAAGAGACTTACTGAATGTGCGCTACATTTTCCTCCCCGTACTGGCAAACAAGCGATTGCGTTTGCTCGATCCCTTGTTAGCAAGGAGCCTAAGATTGAGGGCTTGTTAGATActgaagagaggatggcggaTGGAGCGTACAGACCTGAATTAGATGATCCTCAATTGGTCAATCCTTTTACAACAAGTTGGTGGGAAGCTGGTGTTTTGGGTAGCAAGCACTGGGACCGAGAAGTTAGACTCGAGATGAGCAAgttgagagatggaaaggttGTCTAG
- a CDS encoding ribonuclease HII, whose protein sequence is MSISIDPVNSVPVPPLRDSYVFHSPLPVAEQNFEEGWIMGIDEAGRGPVLGPMVYAAAYCPLSFKPTLESIGFDDSKALSAETRQTLWETFEVHSPLCYSSSTLSPQDISSSMLRKVPINLNRQAEDSTVGLIQAALNRGINVIECYVDALGPAPQWQARLTAIFPTIKFTVCPKADSLFKIVGAASIVAKVTRDRYVHGWVDPEDVVHRATDAKSEDGEEVIRGSGYPSDPKTQAYLKKSIDPVFGYKGIVRFSWATIKVLLDKQGVESKWIDDTTQRSAANWFSAGTDNERPKVWRDLGVSSVGEL, encoded by the exons ATGTCCATTTCCATTGATCCTGTAAATTCGGTGCCTGTACCTCCGTTGCGAGACTCCTATGTCTTCCACTCGCCTCTTCCCGTTGCAGAGCAAAATTTCGAGGAGGGCTGGATCATGGGTATCGATGAAGCCGGTCGAGGCC CTGTGCTTG GACCAATGGTGTATGCCGCAGCTTATTGTCCTTTGTCATTTAAGCCTACCTTGGAGAGCATTGGCTTCGACG ACTCTAAGGCACTATCCGCCGAGACTAGGCAGACCCTCTGGGAGACTTTTGAGGTCCACTCTCCCTTGTGTtattcttcctcgaccTTATCGCCCCAAGACATTTCATCCAGCATGCTCCGTAAAGTGCCTATAAATCTCAATAGACAAGCAGAG GATTCTACAGTGGGCCTAATCCAGGCAGCCTTAAATAGAGGTATCAACGTTAttgag TGTTATGTTGATGCCCTTGGCCCTGCCCCTCAATGGCAAGCCAGACTTACTGCGATATTCCCTACTATCAAGTTTACGGTGTGTCCCAAAGCTGACAGTCTATTCAAAATCGTCGGTGCTGCATCAATTGTGGCCAAGGTTACAAGAGATAGATATGTCCATGGCTGGGTTGATCCGGAGGATGTCGTCCATAG AGCTACCGATGCCAAGtcagaggatggagaggaagttATAAGAGGCAGCGGTTATCCATCTGACCCCAAGACCCAAGCGTATCTCAAGAAATCCATAGATCCTGTTTTCGGCTACAAGGGCATTGTCAGATTTTCGTGGGCAACTATCAAAGTTCTCCTCGATAAACAAGGTGTGGAAAGTAAATG GATAGATGACACTACGCAACGTTCAGCAGCCAATTGGTTCTCGGCTGGTACGGACAACGAGCGACCCAAGGTTTGGAGAGATCTGGGCGTCTCTTCTGTGGGCGAGCTTTAA